The uncultured Bacteroides sp. genome includes the window AATCAACTGTAGCATTGAGGCCTAAAAGAGATGAATCAATACAGAGATGATAAGTAGAAGCTGCTCCCCAGGTTTTATAGCTATAATAGTTATAATACTCTGAACGTTTTTTATCTGTCTTACCA containing:
- a CDS encoding cytidylate kinase family protein — encoded protein: GKTDKKRSEYYNYYSYKTWGAASTYHLCIDSSLLGLNATVDFIENFVRMKFNL